From the genome of Bacteroidetes bacterium SB0662_bin_6, one region includes:
- the murQ gene encoding N-acetylmuramic acid 6-phosphate etherase, whose amino-acid sequence MPQTEPPPLFSELEHLATEQRNPKSRNIDLASVPEILEIIHTEDRKVPEAVCTEIPYIAEAVELIVDAFKQGGRLFYAGAGTSGRLGIVDASECPPTFGSDPEMVQGIIAGGPAAVFRSQEGAEDLESNGVDALIEAGVHPPDVVCGIAASRRTPFVVGAIRHARSIGCKTIYVTCNPRQHFNLEVDVAICPVVGPEVIMGSTRMKSGTAQKLVLNMLTTASMIRLGKVYENMMVDLQMTNAKLVERSKRTVMTVTSVSYAEAAELLDRAGGHVKTALVMHLAGVDAEEAAGRLEKAGGFVRAAIGELG is encoded by the coding sequence ATGCCACAAACCGAACCGCCTCCCCTTTTCTCGGAACTCGAGCACTTGGCCACGGAGCAGCGCAATCCCAAGTCCCGGAACATCGATCTGGCATCCGTGCCCGAAATCCTGGAGATCATCCATACAGAGGATCGCAAGGTCCCCGAAGCCGTGTGCACGGAAATTCCGTACATCGCAGAGGCCGTCGAGCTGATTGTGGATGCCTTCAAGCAGGGCGGACGGCTGTTTTATGCAGGTGCAGGAACGAGCGGGCGCCTTGGGATCGTGGATGCTTCGGAATGTCCGCCTACTTTCGGGAGCGATCCCGAGATGGTGCAGGGCATCATTGCGGGGGGGCCTGCGGCGGTTTTTCGTTCGCAGGAAGGCGCCGAGGACCTCGAGTCCAACGGCGTGGACGCATTGATCGAAGCCGGCGTGCATCCGCCCGATGTCGTATGCGGAATCGCGGCGAGCCGGCGAACCCCTTTTGTGGTGGGCGCGATCCGGCATGCCCGCTCCATCGGCTGTAAAACAATCTACGTTACCTGCAATCCGCGCCAGCACTTCAATCTGGAGGTGGATGTGGCTATCTGCCCGGTGGTCGGCCCCGAAGTAATCATGGGTTCGACGCGCATGAAATCCGGAACGGCGCAGAAACTGGTGCTCAATATGCTCACGACCGCCTCGATGATTCGCCTCGGCAAAGTATACGAGAATATGATGGTGGATCTGCAAATGACCAACGCGAAGCTGGTCGAGCGATCCAAACGCACCGTAATGACGGTGACAAGTGTGTCTTATGCCGAAGCCGCGGAATTACTGGATCGCGCCGGGGGGCATGTAAAGACGGCGCTGGTCATGCACCTTGCCGGGGTGGATGCGGAGGAGGCGGCCGGTCGGCTTGAGAAAGCAGGGGGATTTGTGCGGGCCGCGATTGGAGAATTGGGATGA
- a CDS encoding tetratricopeptide repeat protein, with protein MRNSITIIVFAALVAWCVPVQAQSTRQLLLEGKEMLADGANHDDQDKLLKVRALFEQAIDDDSLAIFAHYYAASAASELANILHALDGSNRNREILEYVNYAIDHLEAATDRDETFAEGWLMLSAAYGQKMTVRPLQAVTLGRKFNRAMSRARELAPDNPRVVLLRAITAYNLPRIVGGNKDRALEGLYRAARLFEEEVVEDPVLPSWGHEDTYARLGIVFMDRGNLEEARTALERALEINPEFGWVKHSLLPSLEEMETASVAN; from the coding sequence ATGCGAAATTCGATCACCATTATTGTATTTGCGGCGCTTGTTGCATGGTGCGTACCCGTTCAGGCACAGTCAACCAGGCAGTTATTGCTCGAAGGCAAGGAGATGCTGGCAGATGGAGCCAATCATGACGATCAGGACAAACTCCTGAAGGTCCGTGCGCTTTTCGAGCAGGCCATCGATGACGACAGTCTGGCCATATTCGCCCATTACTATGCTGCGTCGGCGGCAAGCGAATTGGCCAACATTCTGCATGCACTGGATGGCTCGAACCGCAATCGCGAAATCCTGGAATACGTCAACTACGCCATCGACCATCTTGAGGCCGCGACCGATCGGGACGAAACTTTTGCCGAAGGCTGGTTAATGCTTTCCGCCGCATACGGCCAGAAGATGACGGTGCGCCCCTTGCAAGCCGTAACCCTGGGACGCAAGTTCAACAGGGCTATGTCCAGGGCCCGGGAACTCGCACCCGATAATCCGAGGGTTGTGTTATTGAGGGCTATCACTGCCTATAATCTCCCGCGCATTGTGGGAGGGAACAAGGACCGCGCACTCGAGGGGCTGTACAGAGCGGCTCGCCTCTTCGAGGAAGAAGTGGTGGAAGACCCTGTGTTGCCGTCATGGGGTCACGAGGATACGTATGCGCGGCTCGGGATTGTCTTTATGGACCGGGGCAATCTGGAGGAGGCCCGGACGGCCCTCGAGCGGGCGCTTGAGATAAACCCCGAGTTCGGATGGGTGAAGCACTCGCTGCTCCCGTCCCTCGAAGAGATGGAGACCGCTTCGGTCGCAAATTAG
- a CDS encoding helix-turn-helix transcriptional regulator: MTQQQLADQVGVTRQTVNAIEGGKYSPSLEVAFRIAHVFGKPLEEVFQFVAASGRRGRTREAAGS, encoded by the coding sequence ATGACGCAGCAGCAACTCGCCGACCAGGTCGGTGTCACCAGGCAGACGGTCAATGCGATCGAGGGTGGCAAGTACTCGCCGTCGCTTGAGGTCGCGTTCCGGATCGCCCATGTGTTCGGTAAGCCGCTCGAAGAAGTGTTTCAGTTCGTTGCCGCGTCCGGGCGACGGGGACGAACTCGTGAGGCCGCAGGAAGTTGA